The Bdellovibrio bacteriovorus region CGCGGCGGAGACGAAGCCGATCAATCTGTCGCTCATATGGCTGAGCATTCTTTTTTAGTAACTCAAGAGCGCATGAGAAACCAACTTGTCGAGATCGAGATGGCCCTGGCTCGCATCGAACAAGGCACTTTCGGAGTCTGCGAAGAAACGGAAGAAATGATTGAGACAGATCGCTTGCTTGCGATTCCTTGGACACGCCTCAGTATCGAAGGTGCCGAGATGCGAGAAGCAGTAGGTCGTAAATTCGCTCGATAGGCGCCGCGCCAAGAGCCTGCTTACTAAAACGTCACGCAGCGCTTTTTTGATGACATGATCTCAAACCCCCGTAATAAGGAAGCCACATTCGGCCAGATCATCATATCGGGGGGTGAGATGAACGTAACCGAACTTACAGAACAAGAACTTCAAAATTTGCGTGAATCTTTGCTTTTCCAAAAGAGCTCGATTCTTAATAAAACGCACGAGTTTAAAGCCGAACAATCCAGCATCGGAAACGTTGCGGATGAAGCTGAAGCGGCTTCTCAAGATATCTCTAATAATATCTCTATCCATCTTCATGAAAGAGATCGCACCGCACTTTACGCGATTGAAAGAGCTCTTTCAAAAATCGCTGACGGGACGTACGGCCAGTGCGAGTCTTGTGGTGAAATCATCGGGGCACGTCGACTTCAGGCCAGACCGTTCACCGCTCTTTGTATTGAATGTATGGAAGAACAAGAGAGCCATTCCAATCTATTCCAATAATTTCTGAATTCACTCATTGGACGAGGTCCGCTGACATGGATGTCAGTCCAAATTTTATTTTTTGATTCAAGCTCCCACTGTCTCATGCCGAGAAGTTTCATACTAGAAACATAAATGCCCGCATTACGCGGAGGAGCGGTATGAGTTTTGACGATAAAGTCCTAGAAATCCCACAGACACTTCCTATGTTACCTG contains the following coding sequences:
- a CDS encoding TraR/DksA family transcriptional regulator, which encodes MNVTELTEQELQNLRESLLFQKSSILNKTHEFKAEQSSIGNVADEAEAASQDISNNISIHLHERDRTALYAIERALSKIADGTYGQCESCGEIIGARRLQARPFTALCIECMEEQESHSNLFQ
- a CDS encoding TraR/DksA family transcriptional regulator, which produces MTSRISENLVMECRKKLLIAKQDVLNRFRTAQRELVHAERGGDEADQSVAHMAEHSFLVTQERMRNQLVEIEMALARIEQGTFGVCEETEEMIETDRLLAIPWTRLSIEGAEMREAVGRKFAR